TTATGTTGGTAAAGTTATTCCCGAAGTTGCCATGCATGCAACGGTTATCCGGCACGCTCATTGGATGATTAGCACGATTGAGCATTTGATGGCTGCTCTTATGATGATGGACGTTGATAATGTGATTATTATTGTTGATGGCGTAGAGATACCTATTTTAGATGGCAGTGCTTTTCCTTTTGTGCAGGGTATTATGCATATTGGTTTGCTTTCTCAAGGTCAATCAAAAAAATTTCTGACACCAGCGCGTGTTTTAACCTTTGAGCATGAAGATCGTTTTTTGCAAATCTCGCCAGAAAAGTCGCGTGAGCAGCGAACGCTTTTTATTGATTATACAGCTGAATTTGATAATCATACCAAAAATTCAGCACAGTTGAGCGGTGTGGTTTCGCAAGATTTTTTTGAGCGTGAAATTGCGCCAGCCCGTACCTTTGGGTATGTTGGGCAGTTGCCATTTTTAAGAAAGCATGGCTTGGCTCAGGGGACTTCGCTAGGCAACACAGTTGTGGCGGGAGCGGATGGATATATTAACGATGTTCGCTATCAAGATGAATTTGTGCGTCATAAATTTTTAGATTTGATTGGTGACCTGAGTTTGTTGGGTCGACCACTTGTTGGTTCGATTTGTGCCAAAAAAACCGGCCATAGTTTTAACCGATTGGTTATTCAGCATTATTGTGAGCATCCAGAAGAATGGTTGACTATATAACTTTTTGAGTTTTGAAAAATTTCAAGAGGCGCCCGTTAAAAGGCGCCTCTTTTTGTTAGCTAAAGAGTAACATTATTTTGTTGTACAGGTTGGCAAGTGTTGAGCCAAATACTGAAACAATATCTTTGTAGGTTAAGTAGGCAAAGAGTATGACAAACAATCCAATTGAAATAATATTAACGCCAATGCGTAGCCATTCAGGAGCCGGGCGTCTGATGATTGCTTCAACGGTTGCAAAAAAGAGTTGGCCGCCGTCTGTGACGCCGAGCGGTAAAAGGTTGATCAGCGCTAAATTGATGCTAATCAGGGCAAGAAAAATCAATAATGGCAGTATGCCGTATTGAGCTTGGTTAAACATTTGCGCCATAATTTGAATGGGTCCGCCAGCTCCTTCAAGGCTGCGTTGTGCAAAGAGCATCTTAAAGCTGTAAGCCGTGCTGTAAATCCACATGTTGGT
This sequence is a window from Candidatus Babeliales bacterium. Protein-coding genes within it:
- the lpxC gene encoding UDP-3-O-acyl-N-acetylglucosamine deacetylase — translated: MNTVQQTLKQELVFSGIGVHSGVFSTVRLVPAPADTGIVFRHEKFPNDPLYVGKVIPEVAMHATVIRHAHWMISTIEHLMAALMMMDVDNVIIIVDGVEIPILDGSAFPFVQGIMHIGLLSQGQSKKFLTPARVLTFEHEDRFLQISPEKSREQRTLFIDYTAEFDNHTKNSAQLSGVVSQDFFEREIAPARTFGYVGQLPFLRKHGLAQGTSLGNTVVAGADGYINDVRYQDEFVRHKFLDLIGDLSLLGRPLVGSICAKKTGHSFNRLVIQHYCEHPEEWLTI